In a genomic window of Rhopalosiphum maidis isolate BTI-1 chromosome 4, ASM367621v3, whole genome shotgun sequence:
- the LOC113549872 gene encoding ATP-dependent RNA helicase dbp5-like, producing the protein MMESELKNQNDLLQQLKSLRAEKELLEKHVFVLNECLSVEELKTKISNLEKKKEMLGSLENVIERLRAEVEPLKYLKSVLKTKLGDENKMQSKNIGSELCIDLEEHTKIEPLKYLKTKPDVENKIQSNNIWSELSIDLEPNVPKYEKKNCNITSIDDLVEQPVASKTFISQSVEDIPTNLVKTDLSSYSKLNNELIGTFQTPMPCKSNSVSTVNDGSLDECMQLLDQYDIVTDQEILNYPTEENNLKSQSVVDQKPNNNGNDNKIQNTQKATTSSYFDAEGMNTNVKDQVPIEKDIKLNLKNAIDLGFGTYKDWNSKLHEASTSQSTLNKQSLCSDANVNIGDLLLKIPQLLLQQGIDYIQVEDESKKNLNVSSKENDKCNKKKDLKKEVNKFLDEYTNLLQKSSLKIDNNNLSSKQTESSQHDDLPPNASNSDCSINSFNDMNLKIDILRGIYSLGFVNPTALQQRIIVHCINGRDIIVFAGPGNGRTMMFTIPLLQRVKTNLNECQALILVPTRDLAVHIQKIIMSVGDFLGVNVCIGGDNVPRKLSVIPHVIVGTPFGVSNMISCKSLRTGCIQTVVINKAEKMLTNDYTKSIEEIMKKLTKTRQVTILTSDKLDHVLDIYMESLRDPLVIINDKEKDNDLLKNLPKQFYLNIQNEWKMNALCEINETLKIQRSIIFCNTLDRAQKLYDSLQRLEYAVSLFHLEMNAHEREQILDMFSSNNLKMLITTDPIKGSQFQQAAWIINYDLPINPICYLDRVAKCAKNIKVINFIDENEDHTKSAIEAHNKNYMIQMPLNMIDLLQY; encoded by the exons ATGATGGAGtcagaattaaaaaatcagaatGACTTATTACAGCAATTGAAATCTTTACGTGCAGAAAAAGAATTATTAGAGAAACATGTATTTGTACTCAATGAATGTTTATCTGTAGaggaattaaaaacaaaaatatctaatctagaaaagaaaaaagagaTGTTGGGATCGTTGGAAAATGTAATTGAAAGATTACGTGCTGAGGTAGAACCACTAAAGTATTTGAAATCtgttttgaaaactaaattaggtgatgaaaataaaatgcaatcaAAAAACATTGGATCAGAATTGTGTATTGATTTGGAAGAACATACTAAGATTGAGCCattaaagtatttgaaaaccAAACcagatgttgaaaataaaattcaatcaaataaCATTTGGTCAGAGTTATCTATTGACCTGGAACCTAATGTtcctaaatatgaaaaaaaaaattgtaacatCACTTCTATTGATGATCTAGTAGAACAACCTGTTGCATCCAAAACTTTTATTTCTCAAAGTGTAGAAGACATTCCtactaatttagttaaaactgATTTGAGTTCATactcaaagttaaataatgaaCTCATTGGAACATTCCAAACACCAATGCCTTGTAAATCTAATTCAGTGTCAACTGTTAATGATGGCAGTCTTGATGAATGTATGCAATTATTGGATCAATATGATATAGTGACTGatcaagaaatattaaattaccctACAGAAGAA aataatttgaaaagtCAAAGTGTTGTTGATCaaaaacctaataataatggtaatgaTAACAAAATACAGAATACACAGAAAGCAACAACAAGCTCTTATTTTGATGCGGAAGGCATGAATACAAATGTGAAAGACCAAGTACCTATTGAA aaagatataaaattgaatttaaaaaatgcaattgaTCTCGGTTTTGGAACATATAAAGATTGGAATAGTAAACTTCACGAGGCTAGTACATCTCAATCAACTCTAAACAAACAAAGTTTATGTTCAGATGCCAATGTTAATATTGGagatttattactaaaaataccaCAATTGTTATTGCAACAAGGAATTGATTATATTCAA gtTGAAGATGAGtctaagaaaaatttaaatgtatcctCAAAAGAGAATGATAAATGCAATaagaaaaaagatttaaaGAAAGAAGTGAATAAATTCTTAGatgaatatacaaatttattgcaAAAAAGTTCTCTA aAAATAGACAACAATAACTTATCCTCTAAGCAAACAGAATCAAGTCAACACGATGATTTACCACCTAATGCCAGTAATTCTGACTGTAGTATTAATAGCTTCAatgatatgaatttaaaaattgatatcttGCGTGGCATATACTCTCTTGGTTTTGTCAATCCAACTGCTTTACAACAACGTATTATTGTGCACTGCATAAATGGACGAGACATAATTGTTTTTGCTGGACCAGGTAATGGTAGAACAATGATGTTCACAATACCATTACTGCAACgcgttaaaactaatttaaatgagTGTCAAGCATTAATATTAGTACCAACTCGAGACCTTGCAGTACATATTCAAAAG attattatgaGTGTTGGTGACTTTTTGGGTGTTAATGTATGTATTGGTGGTGATAATGTTCCGAGAAAACTATCTGTTATTCCACATGTAATCGTTGGTACTCCGTTTGGAGTGTCTAATATGATTTCATGTAAGTCACTGCGTACTGGATGCATTCAAACAGTTGTAATTAACAAAGCTGAAAAAATGTTGACTAATGACTACACAAAATCAATTGAggaaataatgaaaaagttAACAAAAACCAGACAAGTCACTATATTGACATCGGACAAACTAGATCATGTATTAGACATTTACATGGAATCTTTACGTGATCCTctggttattattaatgacaaAGAAAAAGATAACGATCTACTAAAAA ATCTTccaaaacagttttatttaaacattcaaaatgAATGGAAAATGAATGCACTTTGTGAAATCAACGaaacattgaaaatacaaAGATCTATCATCTTTTGCAATACTTTGGATAGAGCACAAAAACTATACGATTCCTTACAAAGATTGGAATATGCAGTATCACTTTTTCATTTAGAAATGAACGCACATGAACGCGAACAAATCCTTGATATGTTTtcttcaaacaatttaaaaatgctcatcACTACAGATCCAATCAAAGGAAGCCAGTTTCAGCAAGCTGCttggataattaattatgatttaccaATAAATCCTATTTGTTATTTAGACAGAGTGGCAAAATGtgccaaaaatataaaagtgatAAATTTCATCGATGAAAATGAAGACCATACAAAATCGGCAATTGAAGCacacaacaaaaattatatgattcagATGCCTCTGAACATGATTGatttgttacaatattaa
- the LOC113560811 gene encoding UDP-glucuronosyltransferase 2C1-like has protein sequence MLTGMPSMSGAAAAVFMTLLTIGEWSGPVPAGCARILAVETVGGRSHWNFMSGIIRALVDNGHAVTAFTPFLDGDRANYTEVDISSGFPVGLDLDVVGLMDYYRNPFWTYGAFVEMGRSQCDVIYGHAEMQRLLGDPAGFDAVIIESFWSECMSYAAARLGLPLIYVTPLPLIAFMERATTGHVSNPAVVSNLMTGHAVPATFGQRLTNAVLQVYGSAMQRYKELELKYTGPPKEYDLLDPVPPSLVFVNRHFISDAPSPVPRNVVDVGGIHLKAAKSLPKDVLEFIEQSPHGVIFFTFGSTVKMSTIPESVKKILIKALARVPQRVLLKYEDELDDKPKNMMTKQWLPQRDILLHPNVKLFISHGGISGLYETVDAGVPVLGFPLIGDQPRNIDNLVNAGMAISMDLLSVTEDSFLNNVLKLLKNKKYSENAKNAMKIFKDRPMSPESLVVYWTEYVLRHHGAQHLKSRALNLAWYQYYLLDVMAFAFACISFVILVIYNIYKYTACFLCTKISNHLLDVRVKRE, from the exons ATGCTCACTGGAATGCCGTCAATGTCGGGCGCTGCTGCGGCGGTATTTATGACGCTTCTCACCATAGGCGAGTGGTCTGGGCCTGTTCCCGCGGGATGCGCGAGGATATTGGCCGTGGAAACGGTGGGTGGCCGGAGCCACTGGAACTTCATGAGCGGCATCATCCGAGCGCTGGTGGACAACGGGCACGCCGTCACCGCGTTCACGCCCTTCTTGGATGGTGACCGGGCCAATTACACAGAAGTAGACATATCCAGCGGGTTTCCGGTGGGTCTAGATCTGGACGTGGTTGGCCTTATGGACTACTACCGCAACCCGTTTTGGACGTACGGCGCGTTCGTGGAGATGGGCCGTTCGCAGTGCGACGTGATATATGGCCACGCGGAGATGCAACGACTGCTCGGTGACCCCGCGGGCTTCGACGCAGTCATAATCGAATCGTTTTGGTCCGAGTGCATGTCATACGCGGCCGCCCGGCTCGGGTTGCCGCTCATCTACGTCACGCCGCTGCCACTGATCGCGTTCATGGAGCGCGCTACCACTGGTCATGTATCCAACCCCGCAGTCGTTTCCAACCTAATGACCGGACACGCCGTACCCGCGACGTTCGGACAGAGGCTGACCAACGCGGTACTACAGGTCTACGGCTCGGCCATGCAACGGTACAAGGAGCTCGAGCTCAAGTACACCGGACCGCCTAAAGAGTACGATCTACTCGATCCCGTCCCACCGTCTCTGGTGTTCGTCAACAGACATTTCATTAGCGACGCCCCGAGCCCGGTGCCCAGGAACGTCGTCGACGTGGGCGGGATCCATCTGAAAGCGGCCAAGAGTTTGCCAAAA GATGTATTAGAATTTATCGAACAATCACCTCATggagtaatttttttcacatttggTTCTACCGTTAAAATGTCTACAATACCGgaaagtgtaaaaaaaatattgataaaagcaCTCGCGCGTGTCCCACAAAGAGTGTTGTTGAAATACGAAGATGAACTGGACGACAAACCGAAAAACATGATGACGAAACAATGGCTACCCCAACGCGATAtacttt TACACCCCAATGTAAAACTATTCATCAGTCACGGAGGTATATCTGGGCTTTATGAAACCGTGGACGCCGGTGTCCCGGTTCTCGGATTTCCTTTGATCGGCGACCAGCCGAGAAACATTGACAACCTGGTCAACGCCGGCATGGCTATTTCTATGGACCTTCTGTCCGTTACTGAGGACTCGTTCTTAAATAACGTCTTGAAActgctcaaaaataaaaa ATACTCGGAGAACGCTAAAAACGCcatgaaaatattcaaagatCGACCCATGTCACCGGAATCGTTGGTCGTTTACTGGACGGAGTATGTCCTACGTCATCACGGAGCACAGCACTTGAAGTCTCGTGCGCTCAATCTAGCGTGGTATCAATATTACCTGTTGGACGTGATGGCTTTCGCGTTTGCTTGCATATCCTTCGTCATTCTCGTaatctacaatatttataaatataccgcaTGTTTTCTATGTACAAAAATTTCGAATCATTTACTAGACGTCAGAGTAAAACGTGaatga